The Drechmeria coniospora strain ARSEF 6962 chromosome 02, whole genome shotgun sequence genome has a segment encoding these proteins:
- a CDS encoding meiotically up-regulated protein — MNTSEHMVPSGQHYSGRNRVPNVHQFMEQLDSQKQERDAAIDNAPNDNKQYAEAKAHNSTERIRKKDARTVRDPVTGKDVEICDAQTDFREAVDHPQMTIPNESLGKPTSVKVSSDLSGEEYRYKQDITAPPDPVQEGSTSDVPIRTEKTSVLFYKTPSVSYEPAFAALEKKANLLVLGIFTSIVLVGNLFGGQLLGLLPLAFCVASGVLLWAKDVIRQGRDVEWSSEQDRGETATVNLIPESVEWMNTAIGIVWRLVNPEMFSAVADTLEDVMAASVPGIIENVRVADISQGSNPIRILNMRALPDSHVKDIKREIHKENEKNMDANEQAAVESAGSYYNMEVSLAYHAKPSADDVASKAKNMGMQLVFYLGIKGLFGIPLPIWVELIGLVATARVRMQLTPEPPFVRTVSFTLMGLPKVQAGCTPMIENGVNILNLPLISNFVNWAIRAAASMYVAPKSLTLDMSKLLLGDDIKKETLALGVMFIRIRKATGLSKQDQRGSKGGGSDPYIAVSWSKFGKPQFCTRVIQDDLNPVFEESCGLLVTPDVIKADEKLSMELWDSDRSSADDVVGKVELSVQKLIQNPGKMFPQVSKLQGIKAESSMPGELHWEVGFFGKTKLRKSLRTHGQDIQRPEPPSHVPEFQDEKGVIESKEEDDVVHTPPDPIWPSGILSVVVSQIVGLELANIKGSDGKRKGKEYEPARPEAGEVKEEQSRKLPSSYCTILINDELHYKTRTKVVSSQPIFNAGTERFIRDWRSCIVTVAVRDSRNRQHDPIIGVVPLKLSDVLQTSSESTRWYPLEGGIGFGRIRISLLFRSVALRLPPPQLGWDIGTFEFLSDDMTTTNYAPSNHVKLLLRTGGSSARVKKKFSTNNGDGMTIQMQGVGGRGKMRMPVRHRYRSPIFIEFHTGRRGADAYSALWLLELTDGEQKEFDLSIFKCNNGVRLSQNYITQENYKGIPDLMVEEVGRVRFRGRFSAGTDSDHIRFVSDNDSRETIEAWEACYAEGVREQVVTSEVPPLVQKLHEESLANDGDVVAQADEREKHKWLSRDGTDWSEAFGKDPRNLAASVSQGRNDEEHDDDEGYDAVDGDVTDDDYDDDDDDDDDDDDDAANLDIHGTEHSESVGRSAATKGRGVAYTEKSGSSGKNPYKGYKDYQTRRQDLHRKHRGLMQWRPMRNAQFAVDEAKFAVRRIKRMGTLDGRQPDVETEV; from the exons ATGAATACCAGTGAGCATATGGTGCCTTCCGGACAGCACTATAGTGGCCGGAACCGGGTACCGAATGTCCACCAGTTTATGGAGCAGCTCGACTCGCAGAAGCAGGAGCGTGATGCTGCCATTGACAACGCTCCAAACGACAACAAGCAGTACGCGGAAGCCAAGGCCCATAATAGCACAGAAAGGATCAGAAAAAAAGACGCACGGACTGTTCGAGATCCAGTCACAGGCAAGGATGTAGAGATTTGTGATGCCCAAACGGATTTCAGGGAGGCCGTCGATCATCCTCAG ATGACCATCCCAAATGAGAGCCTCGGAAAGCCAACGTCAGTCAAGGTCTCATCTGACCTGTCGGGGGAGGAATATCGCTACAAGCAGGATATCACAGCGCCACCGGATCCAGTCCAAGAAGGTTCAACGTCCGACGTGCCTATCCGCACCGAGAAGACCTCGGTTCTGTTCTACAAGACACCGTCAGTCAGTTACGAACCCGCATTCGCAGCCCTCGAGAAAAAAGCCAACTTGCTCGTGCTTGGAATATTCACTtccatcgtcctcgttggCAATCTCTTCGGTGGCCAGCTCTTGGGGCTCCTTCCATTGGCATTCTGTGTAGCCTCCGGCGTCCTTCTCTGGGCCAAGGACGTCATTCGTCAAGGGAGAGATGTTGAATGGTCAAGCGAGCAGGATCGTGGCGAGACGGCCACCGTCAACCTCATCCCCGAGTCGGTGGAGTGGATGAATACGGCCATCGGAATCGTCTGGAGACTCGTCAACCCCGAGATGTTCTCCGCCGTCGCGGACAC ACTGGAGGATGTCATGGCCGCTTCCGTCCCTGGCATAATCGAAAACGTTCGCGTTGCCGACATATCCCAGGGTAGCAACCCGATCCGCATCCTCAACATGAGGGCGCTTCCCGACTCTCACGTCAAAGACATCAAGCGCGAAATCCACAAAGAAAACGAAAAAAACATGGATGCCAACGAGCAGGCAGCGGTCGAATCGGCCGGCTCCTATTACAACATGGAAGTTTCCCTAGCGTACCATGCCAAACCTTCGGCCGATGACGTTGCCTCCAAGGCCAAGAACATGGGCATGCAGCTTGTGTTCTATCTCGGCATCAAGGGTCTCTTCGGCATTCCCCTTCCCATCTGGGTAGAGCTCATCGGCCTTGTCGCCACTGCCCGGGTCCGAATGCAGCTCACTCCCGAGCCGCCGTTCGTGCGTACCGTCTCCTTCACTCTCATGGGCCTCCCCAAAGTGCAGGCGGGATGTACACCGATGATTGAAAATGGTGTGAACATTCTCAACCTCCCTTTGATTTCCAACTTTGTCAACTGGGCCATCCGTGCCGCTGCCTCCATGTACGTCGCGCCCAAGAGCTTGACGCTGGACATGAGCAAGTTGCTGCTTGGAGACGACATCAAGAAGGAAACCCTCGCACTGGGCGTCATGTTTATCCGCATACGCAAGGCTACAGGACTCAGCAAGCAGGATCAGCGGGGTAGCAAGGGAGGCGGCTCTGACCCGTACATTGCCGTATCCTGGTCGAAGTTTGGAAAGCCTCAGTTCTGCACCCGAGTCATCCAGGACGACCTCAACCCGGTGTTTGAAGAAAGCTGCGGACTGTTGGTAACACCCGATGTTATCAAGGCAGATGAGAAGCTCTCGATGGAACTATGGGACAGCGATCGTTCAtctgccgacgacgtcgtcggcaaggtaGAGCTCAGTGTGCAGAAGCTCATCCAGAATCCTGGAAAGATGTTCCCGCAGGTCTCGAAACTTCAGGGCATCAAAGCCGAGAGCAGCATGCCTGGCGAGCTTCACTGGGAGGTTGGATTCTTCGGCAAAACAAAGCTCCGAAAGTCGCTCCGTACCCATGGTCAAGACATTCAGCGCCccgagccgccgtcgcatgTGCCCGAGTTTCAAGACGAAAAGGGCGTGATCGAGAgcaaggaggaggatgacgtgGTCCACACCCCGCCCGACCCCATCTGGCCGTCTGGAATActttccgtcgtcgtcagccagATTGTCGGATTGGAACTTGCCAACATCAAAGGGTCGGATGGAAAGCGCAAGGGAAAGGAGTAcgagccggcgaggccggaggCTGGCGAGGTCAAGGAGGAGCAGAGCCGCAAGCTGCCCAGTTCTTACTGCACGATTCTCATCAACGACGAGCTGCACTACAAGACGCGCACCAAAGTTGTCTCCTCTCAGCCAATATTCAATGCCGGTACCGAGAGGTTTATCCGCGACTGGCGGAGCTGCATCGTGACGGTCGCAGTCCGGGACTCGCGAAACAGGCAGCATGATCCCATCATTGGCGTGGTACCTCTGAAACTGTCTGACGTGCTCCAGACGAGCAGCGAGTCGACGCGGTGGTACCCCCTCGAGGGCGGCATTGGATTCGGTAGGATTCGCATCTCGCTCCTATTCCGCTCCGTTGCGCTTCGATTGCCTCCTCCTCAACTCGGCTGGGACATTGGCACGTTCGAATTTCTGTCCGACGAcatgacgacgaccaacTACGCGCCATCGAATCATGTGAAGCTCCTGCTGCGTACGGGAGGCTCCTCGGCTCGTGTCAAGAAGAAATTCTCAACCAACAATGGGGATGGGATGACGATCCAGATGCAAGGCGTGGGCGGCCGTGGCAAGATGCGCATGCCCGTTCGTCACAGGTACAGGTCGCCCATCTTCATCGAGTTCCACACAGGCCGTCGGGGTGCCGATGCGTACAGTGCGCTCTGGCTCCTCGAGCTCACGGATGGGGAGCAGAAGGAGTTTGATTTGTCGATATTCAAGTGCAACAACGGGGTGCGATTGTCGCAAAACTACATCACGCAGGAAAACTACAAGGGGATCCCGGACTTGATGGTGGAAGAAGTTGGCCGAGTCAGATTCCGCGGACGCTTCTCCGCCGGCACGGACTCGGATCACATTCGCTTCGTGAGCGACAACGACTCGCGCGAAACCATCGAGGCTTGGGAGGCATGCTACGCCGAAGGCGTGCGCGAACAGGTAGTCACGTCGGAGGTGCCACCGCTGGTCCAGAAGCTACACGAGGAGTCCTTGGCCAACGATGGAGATGTTGTCGCACAAGCAGACGAGAGAGAAAAACACAAGTGGCTGTCCAGGGATGGAACAGACTGGAGCGAAGCCTTTGGCAAGGATCCTCGGAATCTCGCCGCCAGCGTCTCGCAGGGACGGAATGACGAAGAgcacgatgacgacgaaggaTATGATGCCGTGGATGGCGATGTAACCGACGAtgactacgacgacgacgacgacgacgacgacgacgacgacgacgacgccgctaATCTCGACATCCACGGCACCGAGCATAGCGAATCTGTTGGTCGGTCCGCAGCCACCAAAGGACGAGGCGTCGCGTACACGGAGAagagcggcagcagcggTAAGAATCCATACAAAGGGTACAAGGATTACCAGACGCGTCGCCAGGATCTGCACCGAAAGCACCGGGGTCTGATGCAGTGGCGGCCGATGCGGAACGCGCAGTTTGCcgtggacgaggccaagTTTGCCGTCAGAAGGATCAAGAGAATGGGAACCCTCGACGGACGGCAGCCAGACGTGGAGACGGAGGTTTAA
- a CDS encoding C2H2 finger domain-containing protein, which produces MAQPAKSGMVLPDIRNYFSSRQLPQEQKSWKDRRAIPGSLEEDELFANMPESRFGNDARRRTALPPQASGSRIEVVLPASPSRKSSLDKGKSDSREGLLAYLSQTVRKETPVPLPKFPRSWSDRMAAASASSSIPTPTSKTSTPVTAAPNNSSRGRPKGWKPGMSYAVMRGKRPPPPHGRARQTRAKAPPQGFAKRRGRTHRPPSPAPELIYQRLEPSFVDFLCEWAGCKAELHNLDTLRRHVYAVHGRGETCRWGKCAASEPSRELPSSLLFRHHMEEAHLIPFAWHTGDGPRNRGGDVFRAVATAVPDYLKDAAGNQVTPSIRDQELEDYATWRDNRRKLKNLLIQRDKNLPDDTSDETEDET; this is translated from the coding sequence ATGGCGCAACCGGCCAAGTCTGGCATGGTTTTGCCCGACATTCGAAATTACTTCAGCTCTCGTCAGCTGCCCCAAGAGCAAAAATCGTGGAAGGACCGACGGGCCATCCCTGGAAGTCTCGAGGAAGATGAACTCTTCGCCAACATGCCAGAATCTCGCTTCGGGAACGACGCGAGACGCAGAACAGCGCTACCCCCCCAAGCGTCGGGCTCGCGGATCGAAGTCGTTTTGCCGGCATCCCCAAGCCGCAAATCGTCGCTGGACAAGGGCAAGTCGGACAGCCGAGAGGGACTTCTCGCATACCTGTCGCAGACGGTTCGCAAGGAGACTCCCGTACCCCTTCCCAAATTCCCCCGCAGCTGGTCTGAtcggatggcggcggcgtccgcctcgtcctcgatccCGACCCCGACCTCGaagacctcgacgcccgtcaCGGCGGCGCCAAACAACTCTTCCCGGGGCAGACCAAAGGGCTGGAAACCAGGCATGTCCTACGCCGTCATGAGAGGCAAGCGCCCCCCGCCTCCGCATGGCAGGGCACGCCAGACCAGGGCCAAGGCACCGCCCCAGGGCTTCGCGAAGCGTCGTGGACGGACCCACAGAcctccctcgccggcaccggaACTGATATACCAGCGCCTGGAGCCGAGCTTTGTCGACTTTCTCTGCGAGTGGGCCGGGTGCAAGGCCGAGCTGCACAACCTGGACACGCTGCGGCGGCACGTCTACGCCGTCCATGGCCGTGGCGAGACTTGCCGCTGGGGCAAGTGCGCCGCTTCGGAACCGAGCAGGGAGCTTCCCAGCAGCCTGCTGTTCCGGCATCACATGGAGGAGGCACACCTGATACCCTTTGCCTGGCACACGGGCGACGGGCCAAGGAATCGGGGCGGCGACGTTTTTCgggccgtcgccaccgccgtgcCCGACTATCTCAAGGACGCAGCCGGAAATCAAGTCACGCCGTCGATACGAGACCAAGAGCTGGAAGATTACGCAACCTGGAGGGACAACCGGAGGAAGCTCAAGAATCTCTTGATACAGAGGGACAAGAACCTGCCCGACGATACCTCGGACGAGACGGAAGACGAAACATGA
- a CDS encoding Serine/threonine-protein kinase domain protein, whose amino-acid sequence MPSKGATGSTGGQVSHRLRSFFRMNSGPSGAGDKGKDKDRGFGSSNGPLTSASSADGDSRPFRHTRFFSNTVGRLRSHTVASEGNQLDEALSPTALANPYFAHQGQPGLRHHNDGSVPPSPPDTPQFSVSDPDGPPGDQATSETKEELARRLRRVASAPNAQGLFNSEAGGSSPGPHGLRPSTAELGKDPLVHNAESGAVGLVEKRVAAAANPSTTPPADDVLTALPAPHTALAFRRTYSSNSIKVRNVEVGPSSFDKIKLIGKGDVGKVYLVREKKSSRLYAMKILSKKEMIKRNKIKRALAEQEILATSNHPFIVTLYHSFQSEEHLYLCMEYCSGGEFFRALQTRPGKCIAEEDARFYAAEVTAALEYLHLMGFIYRDLKPENILLHQSGHIMLSDFDLSKQSDPGGKPTMIVGKNGARTDALPQVDTRSCIANFRTNSFVGTEEYIAPEVIKGSGHTSAVDWWTLGILIYEMLYGTTPFKGKNRNATFANILREDIPFPDHTGAPQISNLCKSLIRKLLIKDEARRLGARAGASDIKAHPFFRTTQWALIRHMKPPIVPHAGRGIDTVNFRNVKESQSVDLGGAKLKSSPVEGGPTTPGADVEDPFIDFNSVTLHHDGDDHLHHRHVNGQHISAPS is encoded by the exons ATGCCCTCCAAGGGTGCAACCGGCTCGACGGGCGGTCAGGTCAGTCACCGCCTCCGCAGCTTCTTCCGCATGAACAGCGGCCccagcggcgccggcgacaaaGGAAAAGACAAGGACAGAGGCTTCGGCTCGAGCAATGGCCCTCTCacctccgcctcgtcggccgacggcgactcGAGGCCTTTCCGCCACACGAGGTTCTTCAGCAAcaccgtcggccggctgcgTTCCCACACGGTGGCGAGCGAAGGCAACCAGCTCGACGAAGCCCTGAGCCCGACGGCGCTCGCGAACCCCTACTTTGCCCACCAGGGTCAGCCGGGGCTCCGGCACCACAACGACGGCTCCGTGCCCCCGAGCCCGCCCGACACGCCTCAGTTCAGCGTCTCGGACCCCGACGGCCCTCCGGGCGAccaggcgacgagcgagacCAAGGAGGAGTTGGCCCGACGGCTGAGGAGAGTGGCTAGCGCCCCCAACGCCCAGGGTCTCTTCAACAGCGAGGCCGGCGGAAGCAGCCCCGGGCCTCATGGCCTCCGCccttcgacggccgagctcggcaagGACCCCCTCGTGCACAATGCCGAGTCGGGCGCCGTTGGCCTTGTGGAGAAGagggtcgccgccgcggcgaatccgtcgacgacccccccggccgacgacgtcctgaCCGCCCTCCCCGCTCCCCATACGGCCTTGGCGTTCCGGAGAACCTACAGCTCCAACTCCATCAAGGTCCGAAATGTCGAGGTTGGACCCTCGAGCTTCGACAAGATTAAGCTCATCGGCAagggcgacgtcggcaaggtGTACCTGGTGAGGGAGAAGAAGAGCAGCCGGCTGTACGCCATGAAGA TCTTGAGCAAGAAGGAAATGATCAAACGAAACAAGATCAAGCGCGcgctcgccgagcaggagATTCTGGCGACGAGCAACCACCCCTTCATCGTCACGCTATACCACTCCTTCCAGTCGGAGGAGCACCTCTACCTCTGCATGGAGTATTGCAGCGGCGGGGAATTCTTCCGCGCCCTGCAGACGCGTCCCGGCAAGTgcatcgccgaggaggacgcccGATTctacgccgccgaggtcacCGCCGCGCtcgagtacctgcacctcATGGGCTTCATCTATCGAGACCTCAAACCTGAAA ACATCTTGCTTCACCAGTCTGGCCACATCATGCTTTCCGACTTTGACTTGTCCAAGCAGTCGGACCCTGGCGGCAAGCCGACGATGATTGTCGGCAAGAACGGCGCCAGGACGGACGCCCTGCCCCAAGTCGACACCCGATCCTGCATCGCCAACTTCCGAACGAATTCcttcgtcggcaccgaggagTACATCGCCCCCGAGGTGATCAAGGGCAGCGGACACACGAGCGCCGTGGATTGGTGGACCCTGGGCATCCTCATCTATGAGATGCTGTACGGCACCACGCCCTTCAAGGGCAAGAACAGGAATGCCACCTTTGCCAACATCTTGCGCGAAGACATTCCCTTCCCGGACCATACCGGCGCGCCGCAGATTTCCAA TCTCTGCAAGTCGCTCATCCGAAAGCTCTTGATCAAGGACGAGGCTCGCAGGCTGGGCGCCAGGGCCGGAGCGTCCGACATCAAGGCCCATCCCTTCTTCCGCACGACGCAGTGGGCCCTCATCCGTCACATGAAGCCCCCGATTGTTCCCCATGCCGGCCGGGGCATCGACACGGTCAACTTCCGCAATGTGAAGGAGAGTCAGAGCGTGGATCTTGGGGGTGCCAAGCTCAAGAGCTCGCCCGTCGAAGGCGGACCGACGACGCCTggagccgacgtcgaggacccTTTCATCGACTTCAACAGCGTCACGCTCcaccacgacggcgatgaccaCTTGCACCATCGACACGTGAATGGCCAGCATATCAGCGCTCCGTCGTAG
- a CDS encoding putative mitochondrial serine--tRNA ligase has protein sequence MNKSQTCLRCRALRPVTKPVHATRRFTDVKRPPTAPKPVVDIKHIRQNPELYELTCLQRNYKRQAEHPARILALHSRWQELQRQGRSLRERSNLLRKFLANPATSSGDDDTVDLRDMTREQVQDEARTLKAELSGIEKGEVEAVAEMEALALEMPNLTSDETPTDEARVLSYINQPPSFEESPENTFWRSHVHIGSELEILDFAGAATASGWGWYYLVGEAAQLEQALVQYALAVATKHGWTQVSPPGMVYSHIGAACGFQPRDQNGEQQVYTIAQSPADAARGVPEMCLAGTSEIPLAGMKANATVDAEDLPMKRVAVSRCYRAEAGARGADTKGLYRVHEFTKVEMFAWTAPDEVEVEDVYQELLDIQTEILSSLGLYCRVLSMPATDLGASATRKVDIEAFFPSRQQHSDGWGEVTSASICTDYQTRRLLTRTRFQGKMVFPYTVNGTALAVPRVLAALLEGGWDEETGTVAIPECLRPWMDGKETIGRKRGVRATKSEPEQA, from the coding sequence ATGAACAAATCTCAGACGTGCCTGCGCTGCCGGGCCCTGAGGCCGGTGACGAAACCGGTACACGCGACGCGCCGCTTCACCGACGTCAAGCGACCGCCCACGGCGCCGAAACCGGTCGTCGACATCAAACACATCCGCCAGAACCCGGAGCTGTACGAGCTCACCTGCCTTCAGCGAAACTACAAGCGACAGGCCGAGCACCCGGCCAGGATCCTAGCGCTTCACTCGCGATGGCAGGAGCTGCAGCGGCAGGGCAGGTCGCTGCGCGAAAGATCGAACCTGCTGAGGAAGTTTCTGGCGAATCCTGCGACgagcagcggcgacgacgacaccgtCGACCTGAGGGACATGACGCGCGAGCAGGTCCAGGACGAGGCCAGGACCCTCAAGGCTGAGCTCTCGGGTATCGAAaagggcgaggtcgaggccgtcgccgagatggaggcgcTCGCACTCGAAATGCCCAATCTGACGAGCGACGAGAcgccgacggacgaggccagGGTCCTCAGCTACATCAACCAGCCGCCGAGCTTCGAGGAGTCGCCCGAGAACACCTTCTGGCGCTCGCACGTCCACATCGGATCCGAGCTGGAGATTCTCGACTTTGCAGGTGCCGCGACGGCATCCGGGTGGGGATGGTActacctcgtcggcgaggcagcccagctcgagcaggcgcTGGTGCAGTACgcgctggccgtcgccaccaaGCACGGATGGACCCAGGTTTCGCCCCCGGGCATGGTGTACAGCCATATCGGAGCGGCCTGCGGATTTCAGCCGCGCGACCAGaacggcgagcagcaggtctACACCATCGCCCAGTcccccgccgacgccgcccgcggCGTGCCCGAGATGTGCCTCGCCGGCACGTCGGAGATTCCTCTCGCCGGCATGAAGGCCAACGCgaccgtcgatgccgaggacctACCCATGAAGCGTGTCGCCGTCTCTCGCTGCTACCGTGCCGAGGCGGGCGCGCGCGGCGCCGACACGAAGGGTCTCTACCGCGTGCACGAGTTCACAAAAGTCGAAATGTTCGCCTGGACCGCcccggacgaggtcgaggtcgaagaCGTGTACCAGGAGCTGCTCGATATCCAGACCGAgatcctctcctccctcggccTCTACTGTCGCGTCCTCTccatgccggcgacggacctcggcgcctcggccacgCGCAAGGTCGACATCGAGGCCTTCTTCCCCAGCCGCCAGCAGCACAGCGATGGCTGGGGGGAGGTCACCTCGGCCAGCATCTGCACCGACTACCAGACCCGCCGGCTCTTGACCCGCACCCGCTTCCAGGGCAAGATGGTCTTCCCCTACACCGTCAACggcaccgccctcgccgtcccccGAGTCCTCGCCGCTTTGCTCGAGGGCGGCTGGGATGAGGAGAcgggcaccgtcgccatTCCGGAGTGTCTGCGGCcgtggatggatggcaagGAGACCATCGGGAGAAAGCGAGGGGTGAGGGCGACAAAGAGCGAGCCTGAGCAGGCCTGA
- a CDS encoding actin- protein RO7, producing MSSGAEPSLAHKSVAGIRTAPTQDQSPATPHAPFRVTSSSYGSPSTLRAEDDFVLVEIGSRFVRVGFAGDSLPKATLSSGPEQGRRVGDFRAWQQNGSQSSVAESESESESGAWALEHEIWSFDLRQVDLGLFHDRLERTLREAFTRYLLIDSRPRKMGLVLDPSVPIPLLSAVLDTLFNNFHVPVVSLMSSPTMSAVAAGVRSALVIDMGWAETVVTSVYEYKEVKTTRSVRGGRVLHDALYKLLRGLLVGDEAPDKEAQSHAKRVVSFEECEDILCRLMWCRSSAFKPSQRQSSQLDTVREQDESESESESPHAGEVTAVPLQSTTPATTLPVPFDKLADVCDDSYFVPSASLCTFDDHELPLHHLVYHHLLHLPVDVRAVCMSRILFTGGCSGILGIRERLMDELTSMVERRGWVPVSGKGVEQLRANQKLRRADAHRSSVSPVAPSEGSNEDLELAPSETSATESLEDLIEAKIARNRPSSQSLHGQLRCIHSLGPWAGASLLCQLKIPAMAMIDRETWLQQGANGAVRPTEVDTKAQQRQSMGPGGLMRGVGGHHPSWTLGVWGAL from the exons ATGTCTTCCGGTGCCGAGCCGTCGCTCGCCCACAAGAGTGTGGCCGGCATTCGGACGGCACCGACACAGGATCAGTCTCCCGCAACACCCCATGCGCCCTTCCGTGTCACTTCCTCCTCGTACGGTTCGCCCTCGACTCTGCGAGCTGAGGACGACTTTGTGCTTGTAGAGATTGGGTCCCGGTTCGTTCGCGTCGGGTTTGCCGGTGATTCTCTTCCCAAAGCTACGCTGTCGAGTGGCCCTGAACAAGGTCGTCGGGTAGGGGACTTCCGGGCATGGCAACAGAATGGAAGCCAGTCTTCCGTGGCCGAATCAgagtccgagtccgagtccggTGCATGGGCTCTCGAGCACGAAATTTGGAGTTTCGATTTGCGGCAAGTTGATCTGGGTCTATTCCACGACAGGCTGGAAAGAACACTTCGAGAAGCATTTACAAG ATATTTACTCATCGACTCACGCCCTCGGAAAATGggactcgtcctcgacccctCTGTTCCGATTCCCTTGCTATCGGCTGTCCTTGACACCTTGTTCAACAACTTCCACGTGCCCGTCGTTTCCCTCATGTCGTCACCGACcatgtcggccgtcgccgctggcgTTCGCTCCGCGCTGGTCATCGACATGGGCTGGGCTGAGACGGTGGTCACGAGCGTCTACGAGTACAAGGAGGTCAAGACGACGCGAAGTGTCAGGGGAGGTCGTGTACTCCACGACGCACTCTACAAGCTGCTGCgtggcctcctcgtcggcgacgaggctccGGACAAGGAGGCGCAGTCCCATGCAAAGCGGGTCGTGAGCTTTGAAGAGTGCGAAGACATTCTTTGTCGGCTGATGTGGTGCCGATCATCCGCATTCAAGCCATCCCAGCGGCAGTCGTCACAGCTTGACACCGTGCGAGAGCAAGacgagtccgagtccgagtccgagtcccCGCACGCCGGTGAGGTGACGGCGGTTCCCTTGCAATCTACGACTCCGGCCACGACGTTGCCTGTGCCGTTTGACAAGCTCGCCGATGTCTGCGACGACTCCTACTTCGTTCCTTCAGCTTCCTTGTGCACCTTTGACGACCACGAGCTCCCTCTGCACCATCTCGTCTACCATCACCTTCTCCATCTGCCCGTCGATGTCAGGGCCGTTTGCATGTCGCGCATCCTCTTCACCGGCGGCTGCtccggcatcctcggcatcaGGGAGCGGCTCATGGATGAGCTGACGAGCATGGTGGAGCGGAGGGGGTGGGTGCCGGTCTCGGGGAAGGGAGTGGAACAGCTACGTGCGAACCAGAAGCTGAGGAGGGCGGATGCTCACAGGTCCAGCGTTTCCCCCGTCGCACCGTCCGAGGGGAGCAacgaggacctcgagctTGCACCATCGGAGACCAGCGCGACGGAGTCGTTGGAGGACCTCATCGAGGCCAAGATTGCGCGGAATCGACCTTCGTCGCAGTCGCTGCACGGCCAGCTCCGATGCATCCACTCGCTGGGGCCTTGGGCCGGCGCGAGCCTGCTATGCCAACTGAAGATcccggccatggccatgatcGATAGGGAGACGTGGCTGCAGCAGGGGGCCAACGGCGCCGTTCGACCGACCGAAGTCGACACCAAGGCTCAGCAGAGGCAGAGCATGGGCCCGGGCGGCCTGATGAGAGGAGTTGGAGGGCATCATCCCAGCTGGACGCTGGGGGTGTGGGGCGCCCTGTGA